The Humulus lupulus chromosome 4, drHumLupu1.1, whole genome shotgun sequence genome has a window encoding:
- the LOC133832013 gene encoding uncharacterized protein LOC133832013, which produces MVEKRIEIFMDDFSVYGSSFDNCLTNLKLVLRRCEESHLVLNWEKCHFMVNEGIVLRHTISKKGIEVDRAKISAIENLPPPVSVKGVRSFLHHAGFYRSWEKELLAIVFAFDKFRPYLIGNKVVIYTDHFAIKYLMTKKDSKPRLIRWILWLQEFDVEIKDKKSTENLVADHLSRLEVDEDSSDKEVQINDAFPDEQLFEVIPPEMTMQQLKKFYLEVKHCYWEQPIVYKHCPDQVIRRCVPEEEMLSILTHCHTLHCGGHFGGTRTVAKVLQRTPTCDGKEVLRFLHKNIFTRFGTPRVIIRDRGSHFCNKSFTALCARYGVHHQKALFYHPLANGQAEVSNREIKGILEKTVNTSRKDWSKKLDDSLWTYRTAFKTLIGQNRLMELNELEEF; this is translated from the exons ATGGTTGAGAAAAGGATTgagatttttatggatgatttctcgGTTTATGGGTCTTCTTTTGACAATTGCTTGACTAATTTGAAGTTGGTTTTGAGGAGATGTGAAGAGTCTCATTTAGTACTTAATTGGGAGAAGTGCCACTTTATGGTGAATGAAGGAATTGTATTGAGGCACACGATTTCTAAGAAAGGTATTGAGGTAGACCGAGCTAAGATTTCTGCAATTGAGAATTTACCACCTCCAGTTTCAGTTAAGGGAGTGAGAAGCTTCCTTCATCATGCAGGGTTTTATAGAAG TTGGG AGAAAGAGCTTTTGGCCATAGTGTTTGCCTTTGATAAGTTTAGGCCATACTTGATTGGGAATAAGGTGGTTATTTACACAGATCATTTTGCGATAAAATATCTTATGACCAAGAAAGATTCCAAGCCTCGTCTTATTCGGTGGATTTTGTGGttacaagaatttgatgtggaaattaaAGATAAGAAGAGCACAGAGAATTTGGTGGCTGATCACTTGTCTAGATTGGAGGTTGACGAGGATTCTAGTGATAAAGAAGTTCAAATTAATGATgcttttcctgatgagcagttatTTGAA GTTATACCTCCTGAGATGACAATGcaacaattgaagaaattctATTTGGAGGTGAAGCACTGTTACTGGGAGCAACCTATTGTGTATAAACATTGCCCTGATCAAGTTATTAGAAGATGTGTGCCAGAAGAGGAGATGTTGTCAATCTTGACTCACTGCCATACTTTGCATTGTGGCGGTCATTTTGGAGGAACAAGAACAGTAGCAAAAGTTTTGCAAA gaactcctacttgtgatgggaaAGAAGTACTTAGATTTCTTCACAAAAATATTTTCACTCGGTTTGGTACCCCAAGAGTGATTATTAGAGATAGGggaagtcatttttgcaacaaGTCTTTCACTGCCCTCTGTGCTCGTTATGGTGTTCATCATCAAAAGGCATTGTTTTATCATCCACTTGCAAATGGTCAAGCTGAAGTGTCGAATAGGGAGATTAAAGGTATCTTGGAAAAGACTGTAAATACGTCAAGGAAGGATTGGTCAAAGAAGCTCGATGATTCACTTTGGACTTATCGCACTGCATTTAAAACtctgattg GACAAAATAGGCTTATGGAGTTAAACGAGCTTGAAGAATTTtga